One segment of Neobacillus endophyticus DNA contains the following:
- a CDS encoding CotH kinase family protein: protein MDETEKLQQYKLFINPADLKELKRDIWIDDPLPAQLTLEGKRLEIDIAYRGSHIRDYAKKSYQITFYKPKIYKGSKLVHLNSEFKDPSMIRNKFSFDFFTEIGVLAPKAQHVFLTLNGRPEGVYLEIESVDEHFLKRRNLPNGSIFYAVDGDANFSLMSDLDKETKKSLSLGYEKKIGEANEEYKLQEFIFKINTIPRDDFEREIVKYVNVDRYLRWVAGVIFTSNYDGFVHNYALYRNGETGLFEVIPWDYDATWGRDVNGKIMEANYVPIRGFNTLTARILAVDTFRKQYKTLLEEIMQEKFTTEFIVPRVEKLMRHIRPSLEQDPYKKNHLSEFDQEINIIKDYIEERRAYLQRKLYKLD from the coding sequence ATGGACGAGACTGAAAAATTACAACAATATAAACTTTTTATAAATCCAGCTGACCTAAAGGAGCTGAAGCGGGACATTTGGATTGATGATCCTTTACCAGCACAATTAACGTTGGAAGGGAAGAGACTAGAAATCGATATTGCCTATCGGGGCTCCCATATTCGTGATTATGCAAAAAAATCCTATCAAATCACCTTTTACAAACCGAAGATATACAAAGGATCGAAATTAGTTCATCTTAATTCGGAATTTAAGGATCCATCCATGATTCGCAATAAATTTTCATTTGATTTCTTTACAGAGATTGGTGTGTTGGCCCCAAAAGCGCAGCATGTTTTTTTAACATTAAATGGTAGGCCAGAAGGTGTATACTTAGAAATTGAATCAGTAGATGAGCATTTTTTAAAAAGAAGAAACCTGCCAAATGGAAGCATTTTTTATGCAGTGGATGGGGATGCCAATTTTTCTTTAATGAGCGATTTGGATAAAGAAACGAAAAAATCGTTAAGTTTAGGTTATGAAAAAAAGATTGGAGAAGCAAACGAAGAATATAAATTACAGGAATTTATATTTAAAATCAATACCATTCCTAGGGATGATTTTGAGCGGGAAATTGTGAAGTATGTAAATGTTGACAGGTATTTGCGCTGGGTGGCTGGAGTGATCTTCACGTCAAACTACGATGGATTTGTTCATAACTACGCCCTGTATCGAAATGGAGAAACGGGTTTATTTGAAGTGATTCCATGGGATTATGATGCCACATGGGGCCGGGACGTTAACGGGAAAATCATGGAGGCGAACTACGTTCCGATAAGAGGATTCAATACATTAACCGCCAGAATTTTAGCTGTAGACACCTTTCGAAAACAGTATAAAACACTGCTAGAAGAAATCATGCAAGAAAAATTTACAACTGAATTTATCGTACCCAGAGTAGAAAAGCTCATGCGACACATCCGGCCATCCTTAGAACAGGACCCATACAAAAAGAATCACTTAAGTGAATTCGACCAGGAAATCAATATCATCAAAGACTACATCGAAGAAAGAAGAGCCTATCTACAAAGGAAGTTATACAAATTAGATTAG
- a CDS encoding CotG/ExsB N-terminal domain-containing protein, with protein MAERDFSPEEIQIAADDAFRGGFGDFMFMDPGRGMGTSRRRTSRRGMTSRRRTSSRSQSTRRNTSRRNTSRRRTSRRCTTRRRHTSRERLCCTGWRNSPRGNTQTMSCWRDGNMWVFKSRKR; from the coding sequence ATGGCAGAAAGAGACTTTTCACCTGAAGAGATCCAAATAGCAGCTGATGATGCATTTCGGGGTGGGTTTGGTGATTTCATGTTCATGGATCCTGGCCGCGGCATGGGTACTTCAAGGAGAAGAACTTCTAGAAGAGGCATGACATCAAGAAGACGTACATCCAGCAGAAGCCAATCAACACGCAGAAACACTTCAAGAAGAAATACTTCTAGAAGAAGAACATCCAGACGCTGTACTACCCGCCGCCGTCATACCTCAAGAGAGCGATTGTGCTGTACTGGATGGCGCAATTCACCACGAGGCAACACTCAAACGATGAGCTGCTGGAGAGACGGCAATATGTGGGTATTCAAAAGCAGAAAAAGATAA
- a CDS encoding DsbA family oxidoreductase: MKIEVWSDYVCPFCYIGKRRLDMALEQFPHKDQVVVEFKSFELDPNAPKYTSGTIHEALAKKYGMSVEQAKQANQGVGQQAASVGLAFHFDEMKPTNTFDAHRLEKYAKSQGKEKEVAEKLLYAYFTESKHLGEHEILADIAAAAGLDRRKALEVLEDPNAFANDVRLDEDLAQQYGVRGVPFFVINQKYAISGAQPLEAFTNALEKVWQEESTAPVFQDLSSEEDVSCTDGSCAIPDKN; the protein is encoded by the coding sequence ATGAAAATAGAAGTATGGTCTGATTATGTATGTCCATTTTGTTATATTGGCAAGCGCCGCTTGGACATGGCGCTTGAACAGTTTCCACACAAGGATCAGGTCGTGGTGGAATTCAAAAGCTTTGAGCTTGATCCAAATGCGCCAAAATATACGAGTGGTACGATTCATGAAGCACTGGCAAAAAAATATGGCATGAGTGTGGAGCAGGCAAAACAGGCAAATCAAGGAGTAGGTCAACAGGCTGCAAGTGTTGGTTTAGCGTTTCATTTTGATGAGATGAAGCCGACCAATACGTTTGATGCTCATCGACTGGAAAAATATGCGAAATCACAAGGGAAAGAAAAAGAAGTGGCGGAGAAGCTTCTATATGCTTATTTTACGGAATCAAAGCATCTCGGTGAACACGAGATATTGGCAGACATCGCGGCAGCAGCCGGCCTTGACCGCCGTAAAGCTTTAGAGGTTCTAGAGGATCCGAATGCTTTTGCAAATGACGTTAGACTCGATGAAGACCTTGCTCAGCAATACGGTGTACGTGGGGTCCCGTTTTTTGTCATCAATCAAAAATACGCCATTTCAGGTGCCCAGCCGTTGGAAGCCTTCACTAATGCACTAGAAAAAGTATGGCAGGAAGAATCCACTGCACCAGTATTTCAAGATCTTTCATCAGAAGAAGATGTCAGCTGTACAGATGGCAGCTGTGCGATTCCTGATAAGAATTAG
- a CDS encoding acyl-CoA thioesterase — protein sequence MQDEYRFSHRLKVRYSEIDGQKIVFNAHYLTYIDVAVSEYFDEGLKLTVGTTEFDFVLAKSTLEYKKPAVLHDWLTIWCRMKKVGGASMTMNCKITRDDEESPILLAEIIYVS from the coding sequence TTGCAGGATGAATATCGCTTTTCACACCGGCTTAAGGTTCGTTACTCTGAAATTGATGGGCAAAAGATTGTTTTTAATGCTCACTACTTAACTTACATAGATGTGGCTGTTTCGGAGTACTTTGATGAGGGCTTGAAATTAACTGTCGGCACTACGGAGTTTGATTTTGTTCTGGCTAAGTCCACTTTGGAGTATAAAAAACCAGCTGTTCTTCATGACTGGTTAACCATTTGGTGCCGGATGAAAAAAGTCGGGGGTGCCAGCATGACGATGAACTGCAAGATTACTAGAGATGACGAGGAGTCCCCTATTCTATTAGCAGAAATCATTTATGTCAGCTAA
- a CDS encoding HD domain-containing protein, which translates to MIEKALEFAAKAHEGQVRKTNNTPMITHPIQVAEILKANGFADEVVAAGYLHDTVEDTDVTLEDIRHEFGSEVARIVAGNTEDKTKSWEERKQHTIDWIRIAPFEIKALIVADKWDNLKSMAADYEVMGDSLWNCFHRGKENQKWYYSQIAENAFVGLKESEIPSYFYDYRKLVQSFLHFI; encoded by the coding sequence ATGATAGAAAAAGCACTTGAATTTGCGGCCAAGGCCCATGAAGGACAAGTCCGCAAAACAAATAACACCCCCATGATTACGCACCCTATTCAGGTTGCGGAAATATTAAAGGCTAACGGGTTTGCAGATGAGGTGGTGGCTGCCGGTTATCTTCATGACACCGTTGAAGATACCGATGTCACCTTGGAGGACATTAGACACGAATTTGGTTCAGAAGTTGCTAGGATTGTTGCAGGAAACACCGAGGACAAAACAAAATCATGGGAAGAACGAAAACAGCATACGATCGATTGGATTAGAATCGCTCCATTCGAAATCAAGGCTTTAATTGTTGCTGATAAATGGGACAACCTGAAATCTATGGCAGCAGATTATGAAGTGATGGGCGATTCTCTTTGGAATTGTTTTCATCGCGGGAAAGAGAATCAAAAATGGTATTATTCACAGATTGCTGAGAATGCCTTTGTTGGGTTGAAAGAAAGCGAAATTCCCTCCTATTTCTATGACTATCGAAAACTGGTACAGAGTTTTTTACATTTCATCTGA
- a CDS encoding MOSC domain-containing protein: MLIGHIKEIVRHPVKSFSGESVKQTKIMDYGLYGDRSHAFLDETRPGKFLTITQFAEMVQYKARFAGEDSIHKYPCVEITTPKGKIVGWGDIGLKREIEEQSGRKISFVTYPPNHVPLGAIEEEHIQLVTDASIDQLKKLWEKDTIDYRRFRPNLFISLIAKIPFIEEQWFGRRLKIGENVVIELKRHCERCMMITVDPENAKKDPSLLKTIVNERNNYFGVYASVIKIGEIFVGDEVVLLD; this comes from the coding sequence ATGCTAATTGGCCACATCAAGGAAATAGTCCGCCATCCTGTGAAGTCTTTTTCTGGAGAGAGTGTAAAACAGACTAAGATCATGGATTATGGTTTGTATGGGGATCGCAGCCATGCTTTTTTAGACGAAACGAGACCTGGAAAATTTTTAACTATTACTCAATTCGCGGAAATGGTTCAATATAAAGCAAGATTTGCCGGTGAAGATTCAATTCATAAATACCCTTGTGTTGAAATTACAACTCCTAAAGGCAAAATAGTGGGATGGGGAGATATAGGTTTAAAGAGGGAAATAGAAGAACAGTCAGGACGAAAAATTTCTTTTGTTACATATCCACCTAATCATGTGCCTTTAGGTGCGATTGAAGAAGAACATATTCAATTAGTAACAGATGCATCAATTGACCAATTGAAAAAGCTGTGGGAAAAAGACACGATTGATTATAGACGTTTTCGGCCTAATTTATTTATTTCTTTGATCGCAAAAATCCCCTTCATTGAAGAACAGTGGTTTGGAAGAAGATTGAAAATTGGAGAAAATGTAGTAATTGAGTTGAAACGCCATTGCGAAAGATGCATGATGATTACCGTAGACCCTGAAAATGCTAAGAAGGATCCTTCCTTACTTAAGACAATCGTTAATGAAAGAAATAATTATTTCGGTGTGTATGCTTCTGTGATTAAAATAGGTGAGATTTTTGTAGGGGATGAGGTTGTTCTTCTTGATTAA
- a CDS encoding HIT family protein, giving the protein MRTITLSNGFTIDVECLSCSLTSGMHQPDGGVIIETEHFHAHQDVAYPIEGLVILASKRHIIGFDELTEAPKVDYIHLLTKIRKAQRTALGIEYVFYFYNEDTTHHFHTWMVPRYEWMNEFGRSVESVRPVLLHARKHMNNEINKQNV; this is encoded by the coding sequence ATGAGAACTATCACATTATCAAATGGTTTTACAATCGATGTAGAGTGCTTAAGCTGCTCATTAACAAGTGGAATGCATCAGCCAGATGGCGGGGTAATCATTGAAACTGAACATTTTCATGCTCACCAGGATGTAGCTTATCCCATAGAGGGGTTGGTGATTTTAGCCTCAAAACGGCATATCATAGGATTTGATGAACTAACAGAAGCACCGAAAGTCGACTATATCCATCTCCTAACAAAAATCAGGAAAGCGCAAAGAACCGCCCTTGGAATCGAATATGTTTTTTATTTCTATAATGAGGATACTACTCATCATTTTCATACCTGGATGGTTCCGCGCTACGAATGGATGAATGAATTTGGCCGTTCCGTGGAATCTGTCCGGCCGGTACTGCTTCACGCAAGAAAGCATATGAACAACGAGATTAACAAGCAAAATGTCTAA
- the dacB gene encoding D-alanyl-D-alanine carboxypeptidase/D-alanyl-D-alanine endopeptidase → MGLLSKLKFLILLLFLIGVTPLTFTERSTVYAYKRYDVLAQKIHQIITNSQELKGAIAGISIRSTDGKIIYEHQGDTRLRPASNMKLLTAAAALDVLGKTYTFPTEIFADGPIKKKTLQGNLYVKGKGDPTLLKSDFDRMASELKDMGIRSIKGDLIGDDTWYDKIRYPKDLPWSDETTYYGAQISALTVSPTEDYDAGSIMIEVKPGSKNGDKPSVYITPKTNFVKLINHAITIEDKGKKNISIEREHAANTIEIKGTIPLKGKTIREWVGVWNPTRYAMSLLKQSLIEQGIRISGEIKTGVVPDTANMLYSHKSMPLSELVIPFMKLSNNIHAEILIKEMGKVLKGEGSWDKGLEVLETEMAKFGLDTQTLVIRDGSGVSHVDLIPANQLTQLLATVRKENWFPIYFHSLPLAGEANKMIGGTLRNRMKSPEIKGKIRAKTGTISTVTSLSGYVTTKSGEQLVFSILLNNLLDEDRGKTIEERLVSIIANQ, encoded by the coding sequence TTGGGTTTGCTTAGTAAGCTGAAATTTTTGATCCTGCTTTTATTTTTAATAGGTGTAACTCCATTGACATTCACTGAACGAAGCACGGTGTATGCTTATAAGAGATATGATGTTCTAGCGCAGAAAATTCATCAGATAATAACTAACTCCCAGGAGTTAAAAGGAGCGATTGCTGGCATCAGCATTCGTTCAACAGACGGTAAAATTATTTACGAGCACCAGGGAGATACTCGGCTGCGTCCTGCTTCAAATATGAAGCTATTAACAGCTGCGGCAGCTCTTGATGTTTTGGGTAAAACGTATACCTTTCCTACGGAAATCTTCGCAGACGGTCCTATTAAAAAGAAAACATTACAGGGAAATCTGTATGTAAAAGGAAAAGGAGATCCGACACTTTTGAAATCTGATTTTGACAGGATGGCCTCGGAATTAAAGGATATGGGCATTAGGTCGATCAAGGGCGATTTAATCGGAGATGATACATGGTATGACAAGATCCGTTACCCAAAAGACCTGCCATGGAGCGATGAAACAACATATTATGGTGCACAGATCTCCGCTCTCACAGTCTCGCCAACGGAGGATTATGATGCAGGTTCCATTATGATCGAGGTTAAACCCGGATCAAAAAATGGAGATAAACCTTCAGTATATATCACGCCTAAAACTAATTTTGTAAAACTTATAAATCATGCAATAACAATAGAGGATAAAGGAAAAAAGAACATCTCCATTGAGCGAGAACATGCAGCCAATACCATCGAAATTAAAGGAACCATTCCATTGAAAGGTAAAACCATCCGCGAGTGGGTGGGAGTCTGGAATCCAACCCGTTATGCCATGTCATTACTAAAACAATCATTGATAGAGCAAGGTATTCGGATATCAGGAGAAATTAAAACCGGTGTGGTGCCTGACACCGCAAACATGCTTTATTCACATAAGTCGATGCCATTGTCGGAGCTGGTTATCCCGTTTATGAAATTGAGCAATAATATTCATGCTGAGATTCTGATCAAGGAAATGGGGAAGGTGTTAAAAGGTGAAGGCAGTTGGGATAAGGGGTTAGAAGTGCTGGAGACGGAGATGGCAAAATTCGGCTTAGACACACAAACATTAGTGATAAGGGATGGTTCAGGTGTCTCGCATGTTGACTTGATTCCTGCGAATCAATTGACACAGCTACTCGCAACGGTTCGGAAAGAAAACTGGTTTCCAATATATTTTCATTCCTTGCCGTTAGCTGGTGAGGCAAACAAGATGATTGGCGGGACATTAAGAAATCGAATGAAAAGCCCGGAAATAAAGGGAAAAATACGTGCAAAGACGGGAACCATTTCAACTGTTACTTCGTTATCAGGTTATGTGACCACAAAAAGCGGGGAGCAACTGGTTTTTTCAATTTTGCTCAATAATCTTTTGGATGAAGACAGGGGGAAAACGATAGAGGAGCGGCTTGTTTCCATTATTGCCAATCAATGA